A window of the Deinococcus gobiensis I-0 genome harbors these coding sequences:
- a CDS encoding DUF3084 domain-containing protein produces the protein MLWLFLPFVVLLSGVVAYAADTIAKKVGRKHLRWFGLRPKQTALVVAVLSGMGISLASLAAFLVLNRNAVQTIAQADQLRPQIESLRREVGSVQADLNAAQLERDAAQAGAERLRRERAQALSEVGAARADLTAARAAQSDLEAQRRALQTRVTELSALQRSLEAQAQASRARLAQSQSALDASRARAQALDAQVLDLSLRSAQAEQDAQSAQARADQAQVQSEQAQARARAEQTQARAAQTRAEVARQAAQTAQRDAQAQVSALNTQLAALRQAAATATQARTQAQAQAQAAQAQSQQAQAQARQAQAQQLQAQQARDRLAGERDALVAQRTQATQERDRVRQDLTALRSQQTQLRASNGALATQLASAQASLGQLQDEYSSARTELSASRNAVLAYPKNDLVYAGLVPSVRNLDTFFTLAASAAQAQGARGNDGGPAARLNASSRSALETKLRGLNTSSFVQCWAAQNSPAGFPVDLSCDARPNNVLYRAGTPIRRVTVRLGDARAVQAQLSELVQDTVLDLTTRGVPGDAISNQGLEVSDFVNLLARLSTQGSGDVTVGIAARDDVKPASRVDLYAVFP, from the coding sequence ATGCTGTGGCTGTTCCTGCCCTTCGTGGTCCTGCTCTCCGGCGTGGTGGCCTACGCCGCCGACACCATCGCCAAGAAGGTGGGCCGCAAACACCTGCGCTGGTTCGGGCTGCGGCCCAAGCAGACGGCGCTGGTGGTGGCGGTGCTCTCGGGCATGGGCATCAGCCTGGCGAGCCTCGCGGCCTTTCTGGTCCTGAACCGCAACGCCGTGCAGACCATCGCGCAGGCCGACCAGCTCCGGCCGCAGATCGAGTCGCTGCGCCGCGAGGTCGGCTCGGTGCAAGCCGACCTGAACGCCGCCCAGCTGGAGCGTGACGCCGCCCAGGCCGGGGCCGAGCGCCTGCGCCGCGAACGCGCCCAGGCCCTGAGCGAGGTGGGGGCCGCCCGCGCCGACCTCACGGCCGCGCGCGCCGCGCAGTCGGACCTGGAAGCCCAGCGCCGTGCGTTGCAGACCCGCGTGACCGAGCTCTCGGCGCTGCAACGCAGTCTCGAGGCCCAGGCGCAGGCCAGCCGCGCCCGCTTGGCGCAGTCGCAGTCGGCGCTGGACGCCAGCCGCGCGCGCGCCCAGGCCCTCGACGCGCAGGTGCTCGACCTCTCGCTGCGCAGCGCCCAGGCCGAGCAGGATGCCCAGAGTGCCCAGGCCCGCGCCGATCAGGCCCAGGTGCAGAGCGAGCAGGCCCAGGCCCGCGCCCGGGCCGAGCAGACCCAGGCCCGCGCCGCCCAGACCCGCGCCGAGGTGGCCCGGCAGGCCGCCCAGACGGCGCAGCGCGACGCCCAGGCGCAGGTCAGTGCCCTGAACACCCAGCTCGCGGCGCTGCGGCAGGCGGCGGCCACGGCGACCCAGGCCCGCACCCAGGCCCAGGCTCAGGCCCAGGCGGCGCAGGCGCAGTCTCAGCAGGCCCAGGCCCAGGCCCGGCAGGCGCAGGCACAGCAGCTTCAGGCGCAGCAGGCCCGCGACCGGCTGGCGGGCGAGCGCGACGCCCTGGTGGCGCAGCGCACCCAGGCCACCCAGGAGCGCGACCGCGTGCGCCAGGACCTCACGGCGCTGCGCAGCCAGCAGACCCAGCTGCGGGCCAGCAACGGCGCGCTCGCCACGCAGCTCGCCAGCGCGCAGGCCAGCCTGGGCCAGCTTCAGGACGAGTATTCCAGCGCCCGCACCGAGCTGAGCGCCAGCCGCAACGCCGTGCTGGCCTACCCCAAGAACGACCTCGTATACGCGGGGCTGGTGCCCAGCGTGCGCAACCTCGACACCTTCTTTACGCTGGCGGCGAGCGCGGCGCAGGCGCAGGGAGCACGCGGCAACGACGGTGGCCCCGCCGCGCGCCTGAACGCCAGCAGCCGCAGCGCCCTGGAAACCAAGCTGCGCGGCCTGAACACCAGCAGCTTCGTGCAGTGCTGGGCCGCCCAGAACAGCCCGGCCGGGTTTCCGGTGGACCTGAGCTGCGACGCGCGCCCCAACAACGTGCTCTACCGCGCGGGCACGCCCATCCGGCGCGTGACCGTGCGCTTGGGCGACGCGCGCGCCGTGCAGGCCCAGCTCAGCGAACTCGTGCAGGATACGGTGCTGGACCTGACCACGCGCGGCGTGCCGGGCGACGCCATCAGCAACCAGGGGCTGGAGGTCAGCGACTTCGTGAACCTGCTCGCGCGCCTGAGCACCCAGGGCAGCGGCGACGTGACGGTGGGCATCGCGGCGCGCGACGACGTGAAGCCCGCCTCGCGGGTGGACCTGTACGCCGTTTTTCCCTGA
- the lptB gene encoding LPS export ABC transporter ATP-binding protein: protein MSAGAAEPAALRGRPELVASGLSKRYGKREVVRGVDFTVRPGEIVALFGPNGAGKTTSFYMLVGFVRPGGGRIALGERDVTRLPMHERARLGLGYLPQEPSAFRKLSARDNLLAILEYQNLPRAEQEARADALLAEFGLTHLANSLAYQLSGGERRRLELARALTTDPDYLLLDEPFTGVDPKSIREIQRLIRELRDRRGIGVFITDHNVRETIALCDRVYLMFDGTVKFDGTPQEFARDEDARQYYLGEDFEL from the coding sequence CTGTCTGCGGGCGCGGCGGAGCCGGCGGCCCTGCGTGGCCGGCCGGAGCTGGTGGCCTCGGGCCTGAGCAAACGCTACGGCAAGCGCGAGGTCGTGCGCGGCGTGGACTTCACGGTGCGGCCCGGCGAGATCGTGGCGCTGTTCGGCCCCAACGGCGCGGGCAAGACCACCTCGTTCTACATGCTGGTGGGCTTCGTGCGTCCCGGCGGCGGCCGCATCGCCCTGGGCGAGCGCGACGTGACCCGCCTGCCCATGCACGAGCGCGCCCGACTGGGCCTGGGCTACCTGCCGCAGGAACCCAGCGCCTTTCGCAAGCTCTCGGCGCGCGACAACCTGCTGGCGATCCTGGAATACCAGAACCTCCCGCGCGCCGAACAGGAAGCCCGCGCCGACGCGCTGCTGGCCGAGTTCGGGCTGACGCACCTGGCGAACAGCCTCGCCTACCAGCTCTCGGGCGGCGAGCGTCGGCGCCTGGAACTGGCGCGCGCCCTGACCACCGACCCCGACTACCTGCTGCTCGACGAGCCGTTTACCGGCGTGGACCCCAAGAGCATCCGCGAGATCCAGCGCCTGATCCGCGAGCTGCGTGACCGCCGGGGCATCGGGGTGTTCATCACCGACCACAACGTGCGCGAGACCATCGCGCTGTGTGACCGGGTGTACCTGATGTTCGACGGCACCGTGAAGTTCGACGGCACCCCCCAGGAGTTCGCGCGCGACGAGGACGCCCGGCAGTACTACCTGGGCGAAGACTTCGAGCTGTAG
- a CDS encoding phosphopentomutase — protein MLLTIIVLDSVGVGELPDAAAFGDTGAHTLNHTLAAAPAALPNLAALGLGRVPTVQTSPGGLPETPEVRGGYGRMREVSPGKDTSTGHWEFMGVQLQHPFQVFPEGFPPAVMDRFDAATGRGHLCNRPYSGTDVIRDFGPEHLETGAPIVYTSADSVFQIAAHEDVVPLDTLYAWCAAAREILQGEFAVARVIARPFRGVFPFERANEHRRDFSLVPPPTVLNAIEDAGRSVVGIGKIPDIYADRGITESIHTDNNADGIAKTLARMRRAAQADESGLIFTNLVDFDAKFGHRRDPAGYSGALAEFDAALPELLAAVPEGGALLILSDHGNDPTWRGSDHTREYGMLLAYRPGIGAVDLGERATFADVGATAAEALGAQWTGPGESFWTLLT, from the coding sequence ATGCTCCTGACCATCATCGTGCTGGACTCCGTGGGGGTGGGCGAGCTGCCCGACGCCGCCGCTTTCGGGGACACGGGTGCCCACACCCTGAACCACACCCTGGCCGCCGCGCCCGCCGCGCTGCCGAACCTCGCCGCGCTGGGCCTGGGCCGCGTGCCGACCGTGCAGACCTCGCCGGGGGGGCTCCCCGAAACTCCGGAGGTGCGCGGCGGCTACGGCCGGATGCGCGAGGTCAGCCCCGGCAAGGACACCTCGACCGGCCACTGGGAGTTCATGGGCGTGCAGCTCCAGCATCCTTTCCAGGTGTTTCCCGAGGGCTTTCCGCCCGCCGTCATGGACCGTTTCGACGCGGCGACCGGGCGCGGCCACCTGTGCAACCGGCCCTACAGCGGCACCGACGTGATCCGCGATTTCGGCCCCGAGCACCTGGAAACCGGCGCGCCCATCGTGTACACGAGCGCCGACAGCGTGTTCCAGATCGCCGCCCACGAGGACGTGGTGCCGCTCGATACCCTGTACGCGTGGTGCGCCGCCGCCCGCGAGATCCTCCAGGGCGAGTTCGCCGTGGCGCGCGTGATCGCCCGGCCCTTCCGGGGGGTGTTCCCCTTCGAGCGGGCCAACGAGCACCGCCGCGACTTCTCGCTCGTGCCGCCGCCGACCGTCCTGAACGCCATCGAGGACGCGGGCCGCTCGGTCGTGGGCATCGGCAAGATTCCCGACATCTACGCCGACCGGGGCATCACCGAGAGCATCCACACCGACAACAACGCCGACGGCATCGCCAAGACCCTCGCGCGGATGCGCCGGGCCGCGCAGGCGGACGAGTCGGGACTGATCTTCACCAACCTCGTGGACTTCGACGCCAAGTTCGGCCACCGCCGCGACCCGGCCGGGTACAGCGGCGCGCTGGCCGAGTTCGACGCCGCGCTGCCCGAGCTGCTCGCGGCCGTGCCGGAAGGCGGCGCGCTGCTGATCCTGTCGGACCACGGCAACGACCCCACCTGGCGCGGCAGCGACCACACCCGCGAGTACGGGATGCTGCTGGCCTACCGCCCCGGCATCGGCGCGGTAGACCTGGGCGAGCGCGCCACCTTCGCCGATGTGGGCGCGACGGCCGCCGAGGCCCTGGGGGCGCAGTGGACCGGGCCGGGTGAGAGCTTCTGGACGCTTCTGACCTGA
- a CDS encoding M48 family metalloprotease: MRRADVPPAARSRVAYALAGAVVLGYAALLLAGLGLLVPVFGPGPGLHPVSRVLLGFVAAALLGYAWQARPRFGPLPGTEVTEAQAPELHRLVREVARVLGAARPARLVLIPEVNAFMGHGGLPPRPTLGLGLPLWYGLPPQERVAVLAHELAHDRSGDPARTGLIGAALHMLAQAYTVMQPDSVMRFNPTILELIGNAGMALLAWIPLGLYRLLLELIGADHQRAEFRADLLAAGVAGTPAVATALDRLHLSHLLESALHKQRHDPERPHAFAELRHMWDTVPEEQRQMRRDERAAQRTQLSATHPPTADRLQVVLSHPAGAQLRLDDAWAARIDAELLPFVRPLEAQAYDDYRDRYSS, translated from the coding sequence GTGCGCCGGGCCGACGTGCCCCCGGCGGCCCGGTCCCGGGTGGCCTACGCGCTGGCGGGCGCTGTGGTGCTGGGGTACGCCGCGCTGCTGCTGGCCGGACTGGGGCTGCTCGTGCCGGTCTTCGGGCCGGGGCCCGGCCTGCATCCGGTTTCCCGCGTGCTGTTGGGATTCGTGGCGGCGGCGCTGCTGGGGTATGCGTGGCAGGCCCGCCCACGGTTCGGGCCGCTACCGGGCACCGAGGTCACGGAGGCGCAGGCCCCCGAACTGCACCGGCTGGTCCGCGAGGTGGCGCGGGTGCTGGGGGCGGCCCGGCCCGCGCGCCTGGTCCTGATCCCCGAGGTCAACGCCTTCATGGGTCACGGCGGCTTGCCGCCCCGGCCGACGCTGGGCCTGGGCCTGCCGCTGTGGTACGGCCTGCCGCCTCAGGAGCGGGTCGCCGTCCTCGCGCACGAACTCGCCCATGACCGCAGCGGCGACCCGGCGCGGACCGGACTGATCGGCGCGGCGCTGCACATGCTCGCGCAGGCCTACACGGTCATGCAGCCCGACAGCGTGATGCGCTTCAACCCGACCATCCTGGAGCTGATCGGCAACGCCGGGATGGCGCTGCTGGCCTGGATTCCGCTCGGGCTGTACCGGCTGCTGCTGGAGCTGATCGGGGCCGACCACCAGCGCGCCGAGTTCCGCGCCGACCTGCTGGCGGCGGGCGTGGCGGGGACCCCGGCGGTGGCGACCGCGCTCGACCGGCTGCACCTCTCGCACCTGCTCGAGAGCGCCCTGCACAAGCAGCGGCATGACCCTGAGCGCCCCCACGCCTTCGCGGAGCTGCGCCACATGTGGGACACCGTGCCCGAGGAGCAGCGCCAGATGCGCCGTGACGAGCGCGCGGCCCAGCGCACGCAGCTCAGCGCCACGCATCCCCCGACCGCCGACCGCCTCCAGGTGGTCCTGAGCCACCCCGCCGGGGCGCAGCTGCGCCTCGACGACGCCTGGGCCGCGCGCATCGACGCCGAGCTGCTGCCCTTCGTGCGCCCGCTGGAGGCCCAGGCCTACGACGACTACCGGGACCGTTACAGCAGCTGA
- the hisD gene encoding histidinol dehydrogenase: MQVLQGEQARTALTRTFDQIPVPEAVARRIEQTFGEPLSPEQVVERILSDVRARGDDALRDWTEKLDGARPEALEVSAGELAAARVDDDLHAALRLAISRVRAFYAAQPAHGFLEHGPDGALGQLVRPLSRVGVYVPGGLAPLISTLIHTAVPAQVAGVEEIVVTTPPDREGRVHPAILVAARELGIARVFRVGGAQAIGALAYGTASIPAVDKVAGPGNLFVVIAKRMVYGQVGIESLPGPTETLVVADDSADPRFVAADLLAQAEHNGAEPVLVSTSRELLLTVQGELMGQLEALPEPNRGWARDSVSARMKVILAASLDEALELSNLYAPEHLCLLTRDPWSLLGRVRRAGGVFVGEASMEALGDYVAGPSHVMPTGGTARFMSPVNVRDFQNIISVVGVNESALRRIGPAAAALARAEGLEAHARAVESRLHPADGDAGTDAAVPGVSVPGLAGVVGAPGDLGDL, from the coding sequence ATGCAAGTGCTGCAAGGTGAACAGGCCCGCACCGCCCTGACCCGGACCTTCGACCAGATTCCGGTGCCGGAGGCGGTGGCCCGGCGCATCGAACAGACCTTCGGAGAGCCGCTGAGCCCCGAACAGGTCGTGGAGCGCATCCTGAGCGACGTGCGCGCGCGCGGCGACGACGCCCTGCGCGACTGGACCGAGAAGCTCGACGGCGCGCGTCCGGAGGCGCTGGAAGTCTCGGCCGGAGAACTGGCGGCGGCCCGCGTGGACGACGACCTGCACGCGGCCCTGCGGCTGGCGATCTCGCGGGTGCGGGCCTTCTACGCCGCGCAGCCCGCGCACGGCTTTCTGGAACACGGTCCCGACGGCGCGCTGGGGCAGCTCGTGCGCCCGCTCTCGCGCGTCGGGGTGTACGTGCCCGGCGGCCTCGCGCCGCTGATCTCCACCCTGATCCACACCGCCGTGCCCGCGCAGGTGGCCGGGGTAGAGGAGATCGTCGTGACGACCCCGCCGGACCGCGAAGGCCGGGTCCACCCCGCGATCCTGGTCGCGGCGCGCGAACTGGGCATCGCCCGGGTGTTCCGGGTGGGCGGCGCGCAGGCCATCGGGGCGCTCGCCTACGGCACGGCCAGCATTCCGGCGGTGGACAAGGTGGCGGGACCGGGCAACCTGTTCGTGGTGATCGCCAAGCGCATGGTGTACGGCCAGGTGGGCATCGAGAGCCTGCCCGGCCCGACCGAGACGCTGGTGGTGGCCGACGACAGCGCCGATCCCCGCTTCGTGGCCGCCGACCTGCTGGCGCAGGCCGAGCACAACGGGGCCGAGCCGGTGCTCGTCTCGACGAGCCGCGAGCTGCTGCTGACCGTGCAGGGCGAACTCATGGGCCAGCTCGAAGCGCTGCCCGAACCCAACCGGGGCTGGGCGCGCGACAGCGTCTCGGCGCGCATGAAAGTGATCCTGGCGGCGTCGCTCGACGAGGCGCTGGAACTGTCGAACCTCTACGCGCCCGAGCACCTGTGCCTGCTGACCCGCGACCCCTGGAGCCTGCTGGGCCGGGTGCGGCGGGCCGGGGGCGTGTTCGTGGGCGAGGCGAGCATGGAGGCGCTGGGCGACTATGTGGCCGGGCCGAGCCACGTCATGCCGACCGGGGGCACGGCCCGTTTCATGAGTCCGGTCAACGTGCGCGACTTCCAGAACATCATCAGCGTGGTGGGCGTGAACGAGTCAGCGCTGCGGCGCATCGGCCCGGCCGCCGCCGCGCTCGCCCGCGCCGAGGGCCTCGAAGCCCACGCGCGGGCGGTCGAGAGCCGCCTGCACCCGGCCGACGGGGACGCCGGGACCGACGCGGCCGTGCCGGGTGTCAGCGTGCCGGGACTGGCGGGCGTGGTGGGCGCTCCGGGGGACCTCGGCGACCTATGA
- a CDS encoding antibiotic biosynthesis monooxygenase: MTHPAPPSATLPEAPGGDPVSLVVRRRIRRGAEAQYEARLSEASAQLARLPGHIGTGILRPPPGEAGVYTMIARFDSFASAAAWELSPERALWLEHIGPLVDEHVSFEKQPGLEFWFTPAAAPTLRQPPRWKMTLLTIGVLYPVSLSVTLLLAPHLLSWPLPLRALAQSLVIVPAMTYAFMPLATRAAARWLRP; the protein is encoded by the coding sequence ATGACCCACCCCGCACCGCCCTCGGCCACCCTGCCCGAAGCTCCGGGGGGAGACCCCGTGAGCCTCGTCGTGCGCCGCCGCATCCGCCGGGGGGCCGAAGCCCAGTACGAGGCGCGGCTCTCGGAGGCCTCGGCGCAGCTCGCCCGGCTGCCGGGACACATCGGCACCGGCATCCTGCGGCCCCCGCCGGGCGAGGCGGGCGTGTACACCATGATCGCGCGCTTCGATTCCTTCGCCAGCGCCGCCGCCTGGGAACTTTCGCCCGAGCGGGCGCTGTGGCTCGAACACATCGGCCCGCTGGTGGACGAACACGTGAGTTTCGAGAAGCAGCCGGGCCTGGAATTCTGGTTCACGCCCGCCGCCGCCCCCACCCTGCGCCAGCCCCCCCGCTGGAAGATGACCCTGCTGACCATCGGCGTGCTGTATCCGGTGAGCCTGTCGGTGACGCTGCTGCTCGCCCCGCACCTGCTGTCCTGGCCGCTGCCGCTGCGGGCGCTGGCGCAGTCGCTGGTCATCGTGCCCGCCATGACCTACGCCTTCATGCCGCTGGCGACGCGCGCGGCGGCGCGCTGGCTGCGCCCGTAG
- a CDS encoding ABC transporter ATP-binding protein, which yields MSSPAGPLPAPESSPAVPALELRDLRRRFGAREAVAGLSLSVAPGELYALLGPNGAGKTTTIRMIAGLTRPDQGSVRIGGHDLGTRAREAKALLAYLPDDPLLYGKLTPPEYLEFVAGLWGMDAPAAAREAERLLRWLNLWDHRAERTEGFSRGMKQKLALAGALIHAPRLMLLDEPLTGLDAAASRQVKDALRAFVAGGGAVVLTTHILEVAERLADRIGIIAAGQLVAEGTPAELLARTGTATLEDAFLALTGQAAPLPDGGA from the coding sequence ATGTCGTCGCCCGCCGGTCCTCTTCCTGCCCCCGAATCCTCTCCGGCCGTGCCCGCCCTGGAGCTGCGGGACCTGCGGCGGCGCTTCGGGGCGCGCGAGGCGGTCGCGGGCCTGAGCCTGAGTGTGGCGCCCGGCGAGCTGTACGCCCTGCTGGGGCCGAACGGCGCGGGCAAGACGACCACCATCCGCATGATCGCGGGCCTGACCCGGCCCGACCAGGGCTCGGTGCGCATCGGCGGGCACGACCTGGGCACGCGGGCACGCGAGGCCAAGGCGCTGCTGGCCTACCTGCCCGACGACCCCCTGCTGTACGGCAAGCTCACGCCGCCCGAGTATCTGGAGTTCGTGGCCGGGCTGTGGGGCATGGACGCCCCGGCGGCAGCCCGCGAGGCCGAGCGGCTGCTGCGCTGGCTGAACCTGTGGGACCACCGCGCCGAGCGCACCGAGGGCTTCTCGCGCGGCATGAAACAGAAACTCGCGCTGGCCGGCGCCCTGATCCACGCCCCGCGCCTGATGCTGCTCGACGAGCCGCTCACCGGGCTGGACGCGGCGGCTTCGCGGCAGGTCAAGGACGCGCTGCGGGCCTTCGTGGCGGGGGGCGGCGCGGTGGTCCTCACGACGCACATCCTGGAGGTGGCCGAGCGCCTCGCCGACCGCATCGGCATTATCGCGGCCGGGCAGCTGGTGGCCGAGGGCACCCCGGCCGAGCTGCTGGCCCGCACCGGCACCGCCACCCTAGAAGACGCATTCCTAGCCCTGACCGGGCAGGCCGCCCCCCTGCCGGACGGGGGCGCATGA
- a CDS encoding GTP pyrophosphokinase codes for MTDLSAPQRSTPERMVSDYQTWRAQYEALRDAAVAQMGRLVRGAGLNIHHVTGRVKQPLSLADKLRRKPGRYARLGDVTDLVAVRVITYFESDVQVVAGLVEAGYVVDWDHSVDKSKMHDPDRFGYLGVHYVVYPPAREPEFAGLGMEKMRFEIQIRSILQHAWAEIEHDLGYKNRDAVPREVRRRFYRLAGLLEMADEEFMALARMNRDYAANLPVRVAEEPEGVFVDVQSVTYLLDVAPVRLLDEAVADALNVTLLVGWPDPERPQRLTSLLHYIGVRSVGQLQKELARHETDILRFAAALMPRLREAWTPAGGARPGTSLVHYALLRACTNPGLDPAYIVSLLDLTSESGLQMAGTVREVYESVIGRPASS; via the coding sequence ATGACCGACCTCTCCGCGCCACAGCGCAGCACGCCCGAGCGGATGGTCAGCGACTACCAGACCTGGCGCGCGCAGTACGAGGCCCTGCGCGACGCCGCCGTGGCCCAGATGGGGCGGCTGGTGCGCGGCGCGGGCCTGAACATCCACCACGTCACCGGGCGGGTCAAGCAGCCCCTGAGTCTGGCCGACAAGCTGCGGCGCAAGCCGGGGCGCTACGCCCGGCTGGGCGACGTGACCGACCTCGTGGCGGTGCGGGTCATCACCTACTTCGAGTCGGACGTGCAGGTGGTCGCCGGACTGGTCGAGGCGGGGTACGTGGTGGACTGGGACCATTCGGTGGACAAGTCCAAGATGCACGACCCCGACCGGTTCGGGTATCTGGGCGTGCATTACGTGGTGTACCCGCCCGCCCGCGAGCCGGAATTCGCCGGGCTGGGCATGGAGAAGATGCGCTTCGAGATCCAGATCCGCAGCATCCTGCAACACGCCTGGGCCGAGATCGAACACGACCTGGGCTACAAGAACCGCGACGCCGTGCCGCGTGAGGTCCGGCGGCGCTTCTACCGCCTCGCGGGGCTGCTGGAGATGGCCGACGAGGAATTCATGGCCCTGGCGCGCATGAACCGCGACTACGCCGCCAACCTGCCCGTCCGTGTGGCCGAGGAACCCGAGGGCGTGTTCGTGGACGTGCAGAGCGTGACCTATCTGCTGGACGTGGCCCCGGTCCGCCTGCTCGACGAGGCGGTGGCCGACGCCCTGAACGTGACCCTGCTGGTGGGCTGGCCCGACCCCGAGCGCCCGCAGCGCCTGACCAGCCTGCTGCACTACATCGGCGTGCGTTCGGTGGGGCAGCTCCAGAAGGAACTCGCGCGCCACGAGACCGACATCCTGCGCTTCGCCGCCGCGCTGATGCCCCGGCTGCGTGAGGCCTGGACCCCGGCGGGCGGCGCGCGCCCCGGGACCAGCCTGGTGCACTACGCCCTGCTGCGCGCCTGCACCAATCCCGGTCTGGACCCCGCCTATATCGTCAGCCTGCTCGACCTGACGAGCGAGAGCGGGCTCCAGATGGCCGGAACGGTACGCGAGGTGTACGAGAGCGTCATCGGCCGCCCGGCCTCCAGCTGA
- a CDS encoding N-acetylmuramoyl-L-alanine amidase produces MLYPRGGMTFTVVGRQGDDLRVRLAPGLSVLAPARGVALTPGGPTLALAGPLEVDGVAAAQTPAAPLTAEGPGMAQTVPGPAWLPATPDAAPTPSLPELTPLAVPAPPSAPLVPGLPAATGDLRLRLPLGGVRVPFTLAQPRPDQLVLTLYGLASPPALGALSDPLLAGVAVTSPATGVTQLAVNLRAAQLWGFTAGYEDGDLVLAVRRPPTLDPARPLAGRVVTLDPGHGGTQNGGAGSFGVPEKGLVLPIALRAAELLRAQGATVVLTRTADVTLGLYDRGQQAEAARADLLVSIHANALPDGRDPRGIRGPEVYFTHPQAQGVAGAILAALRARLPELGAGRGLMPGADLALTRPSTQPSLLVETAYLTDPGNLRALSSADGRERFAQAIAGGIAAYYAAQAR; encoded by the coding sequence TTGCTGTATCCGCGCGGCGGCATGACCTTCACGGTGGTCGGGCGGCAGGGTGACGATCTGCGCGTGCGCCTCGCGCCGGGCCTGAGCGTACTCGCCCCGGCCAGGGGGGTGGCGCTGACTCCCGGAGGACCGACGCTGGCGCTGGCCGGGCCGCTGGAGGTGGACGGCGTGGCCGCTGCCCAGACCCCGGCGGCTCCGCTCACTGCCGAGGGGCCAGGAATGGCACAGACAGTCCCTGGTCCGGCCTGGCTGCCCGCCACCCCGGACGCGGCTCCCACGCCGTCCCTGCCCGAGCTGACGCCCCTGGCGGTTCCGGCTCCGCCGTCCGCGCCGCTGGTTCCGGGCCTTCCGGCCGCGACAGGCGACCTCCGGCTGCGGCTGCCGCTGGGGGGCGTGCGGGTGCCCTTCACCCTCGCGCAGCCGCGCCCGGACCAGCTCGTGCTGACGCTGTACGGCCTCGCCTCGCCGCCGGCCCTGGGGGCCCTGAGCGACCCGCTGCTGGCGGGGGTGGCCGTCACCTCGCCCGCCACGGGGGTCACGCAACTCGCCGTGAACCTGCGCGCGGCGCAGCTCTGGGGCTTCACGGCGGGCTACGAGGACGGCGACCTCGTGCTCGCGGTGCGGCGGCCCCCCACGCTGGACCCGGCGCGGCCGCTGGCGGGGCGGGTCGTTACCCTTGATCCGGGGCACGGGGGCACGCAGAACGGGGGGGCGGGCAGCTTCGGCGTGCCCGAGAAGGGGCTGGTGCTGCCCATCGCCCTGCGCGCCGCCGAGCTGCTGCGTGCCCAGGGGGCCACGGTCGTGCTGACCCGCACCGCCGACGTGACCCTGGGCCTCTACGACCGGGGTCAGCAGGCCGAGGCCGCGCGCGCCGACCTGCTCGTCAGCATCCACGCCAACGCCCTTCCCGACGGGCGCGACCCGCGCGGCATCCGGGGGCCGGAGGTGTACTTCACGCACCCGCAGGCGCAGGGAGTGGCCGGGGCCATCCTCGCCGCGCTGCGCGCCCGGCTGCCCGAACTCGGCGCGGGCCGGGGCCTGATGCCGGGGGCCGACCTCGCCCTGACGCGCCCGAGCACCCAGCCCAGCCTGCTCGTCGAGACGGCTTACCTCACCGACCCCGGTAACCTGCGCGCCCTGAGCAGCGCAGACGGCCGCGAACGCTTCGCCCAGGCCATCGCCGGGGGCATCGCGGCCTACTACGCGGCCCAGGCGCGGTAG